A section of the Methanosarcina mazei S-6 genome encodes:
- a CDS encoding ATP-binding protein: MTYEDADIFAFISKKSRPVSAPEKVTVSENETLSGGNSASKISPENEIGGREKELFKEISGSEESSDPATKPAFEELPVPLPETVTETDIQNPSGSDSKAFSSTFSGASELSGLSRAVPAPASSFYPEDSYPADFSEKEELPFEKFEDYDFGISGAPPSLVEAFGIVTTGIEPLEITPSAATITGYIASARRSEIRLGTYVVVPYEDGEKLFARVGKLQYRQEFAVDDATEIHSRRMLNARASPINEADYKFLACLDPLCILYRKKTEGALTRRMADRIPRPNTPILPVTDRLEVQTGLNIPEEGVFLGHLSVGGELVKTHSEPETVAYYLRNDYSMGDPLIFRHMLICGSTGTGKTFLSKNILRQFMTESNRYRLRNASDKARKNPCLVIMDPQDEYSQIFEDNETLTDDDRFRFESENVACGRVQSTKAFVAKVDGQKYPGDKSRAEQIEFTIPFSFVEHNSWLIAATGMSELQYIGLEVLLGDFFKSSVPHTYQNFISHIENEGTRSYYVDSNRIHESSYDGIVRRVSSRFFSKVFDRDATPISDIVDKIFKPGQISVFPTEYISSPRIRDLIVLTIMSMIVDNKLNTTGIDAIKETPIILALDEAHRYLSKANGEHARLIISRFADAARQGRKEALGLFLITQDPQDIDDTVIKQINTKLILNLNNDAAISSLKVPKEYERRIPYLKKGQMIIHSPDNSDIVEILGLSSCVVRHR; the protein is encoded by the coding sequence ATGACATATGAAGATGCCGATATTTTCGCTTTTATTTCCAAAAAATCCAGGCCGGTTTCTGCTCCTGAAAAGGTTACTGTTTCGGAAAATGAGACACTTTCAGGCGGGAACTCAGCGTCAAAAATAAGTCCCGAAAATGAGATCGGGGGTCGGGAAAAAGAGCTCTTTAAAGAAATCTCTGGTTCTGAAGAAAGCTCTGATCCTGCCACAAAGCCAGCTTTTGAAGAGCTCCCCGTTCCTTTACCTGAGACTGTTACGGAAACTGACATACAGAACCCTTCAGGTAGTGATTCAAAAGCATTTTCAAGCACTTTTTCAGGCGCTTCTGAACTTTCCGGGCTTTCCAGAGCTGTCCCGGCACCTGCTTCCTCTTTTTATCCTGAAGACTCTTATCCTGCCGATTTTTCCGAAAAGGAAGAACTTCCGTTTGAAAAGTTTGAAGACTATGATTTCGGAATTTCCGGAGCCCCTCCGTCCCTGGTTGAAGCCTTCGGAATTGTAACAACCGGTATAGAACCTCTGGAAATAACGCCTTCGGCAGCCACAATTACTGGGTATATTGCTTCTGCCCGCAGGAGTGAGATCAGGCTCGGAACATATGTTGTTGTGCCTTATGAAGATGGAGAAAAGCTCTTTGCAAGGGTAGGGAAGCTCCAGTACAGGCAGGAGTTTGCAGTGGATGATGCGACCGAAATCCATTCAAGGCGCATGTTGAATGCCCGTGCAAGCCCCATAAACGAAGCCGACTACAAGTTTCTTGCCTGCCTTGATCCTCTCTGTATCCTGTATCGAAAAAAAACAGAGGGAGCACTTACACGCAGGATGGCAGACAGAATTCCCCGTCCGAACACGCCCATACTGCCTGTAACGGACAGGCTTGAAGTCCAGACAGGGCTGAACATCCCGGAAGAAGGTGTTTTCCTCGGGCATTTAAGTGTCGGGGGAGAGCTTGTAAAAACACATTCCGAGCCCGAAACCGTTGCTTATTATCTCAGAAACGATTATTCGATGGGCGACCCCCTTATTTTCAGGCATATGCTTATCTGCGGGAGCACAGGGACAGGAAAGACCTTCCTATCAAAAAATATTCTGCGCCAGTTCATGACCGAAAGTAACCGTTACAGGCTGCGGAATGCTTCTGATAAAGCGAGGAAAAATCCCTGTCTCGTGATTATGGACCCTCAGGATGAGTATTCCCAGATTTTCGAGGACAACGAAACCCTGACTGATGACGACAGATTCAGGTTTGAATCCGAAAATGTCGCCTGCGGCAGGGTCCAGTCAACAAAGGCTTTTGTAGCAAAGGTTGACGGACAGAAGTATCCCGGAGATAAGTCAAGGGCAGAGCAGATTGAATTTACAATTCCTTTTTCCTTTGTGGAACATAACTCCTGGCTGATCGCAGCAACAGGAATGTCCGAACTTCAGTACATCGGGCTTGAAGTGCTCCTTGGGGACTTTTTCAAGTCAAGTGTGCCGCATACCTACCAGAACTTTATAAGCCACATTGAAAACGAAGGCACACGTTCTTATTACGTTGACAGCAACAGGATCCATGAGTCTTCTTATGATGGGATCGTGAGGAGAGTAAGCAGCAGATTCTTCTCAAAAGTCTTTGACCGCGATGCAACCCCGATTTCCGACATTGTTGACAAAATCTTCAAGCCGGGACAGATTTCGGTTTTCCCGACAGAATACATAAGCTCCCCGAGGATAAGGGATCTCATAGTTCTCACAATCATGAGCATGATTGTTGACAACAAGCTCAACACCACAGGGATCGATGCCATCAAGGAAACTCCGATTATCCTGGCGCTGGACGAGGCTCACCGCTACCTTTCAAAGGCAAACGGGGAACATGCTCGCCTTATAATTTCCCGTTTTGCAGACGCAGCCCGCCAGGGAAGAAAAGAAGCTCTCGGGCTCTTTTTGATCACGCAAGACCCGCAGGACATCGATGACACTGTTATCAAGCAGATCAACACAAAGCTGATCCTTAACCTCAATAACGATGCTGCAATCTCTTCCCTGAAAGTCCCCAAGGAATACGAACGCAGGATTCCCTACCTTAAGAAAGGGCAGATGATAATCCACAGCCCGGACAACAGTGATATTGTGGAAATCCTGGGGCTTTCAAGCTGTGTTGTAAGGCACCGCTAA
- a CDS encoding DUF2683 family protein, with protein sequence MIQARVKISDRTNQVLNIVKAKYNLKDKSAALDLVVAQYEEKILEPQYSPEFIKEMLDSENDEVIGPFENAGELKAYIKSLPDEDE encoded by the coding sequence ATGATACAGGCTAGAGTTAAAATTTCGGACAGAACGAACCAGGTTCTGAATATTGTTAAAGCCAAATACAACCTGAAGGATAAGAGTGCTGCTCTCGACTTAGTTGTAGCTCAATACGAAGAGAAAATACTTGAGCCTCAATACAGTCCTGAGTTCATAAAGGAAATGCTTGATTCGGAGAATGATGAAGTAATTGGACCATTTGAAAACGCTGGTGAATTAAAAGCATACATAAAAAGCTTGCCTGATGAGGATGAGTAA
- a CDS encoding HD domain-containing protein, translated as MKVVLDPVHGYIELDEVVQELLDTPQIQRLRRVRQLGFSNLVYPGANHTRFEHSLGTMHLASMLMKNLDSIDEDKKLEIRVASLLHDVGHGPFSHVTENVIYKYTRRRHDEIKEILGKGEIKEILKKYGIYPGELAKHVEGETSLGQILSSEIDVDRMDYLVRDAHYTGVAFGVVDYNRLINQMSFHEDRLVVDQGGLKAAESLLVSRFWMNTSVYYHHVTRISEAMCSKAVEHMIEDGEMDPFRLRQMDDIDLIAAMRSSKGYGGELARRLDSRNLYKRALYTGLEDAGKGVLKHRDKIERAEKEIAELAGVDQECVLVDIPKTPEMLEMKAMIKTDHKLVSLNEASHFVSILQEAHMDNWRMGVYCPREHCEAVGKAAKEYFNIKKVTKQFKLSDLENTKVQE; from the coding sequence ATGAAAGTAGTCCTTGATCCCGTGCATGGTTACATCGAACTGGATGAAGTTGTTCAGGAGCTTCTGGACACCCCACAGATACAGCGCCTCAGGAGAGTCAGGCAGCTTGGATTTTCAAACCTTGTATATCCGGGAGCAAACCATACACGTTTTGAACACTCACTCGGAACCATGCACCTTGCCTCCATGCTGATGAAAAACCTCGACTCAATTGACGAGGATAAAAAACTGGAGATAAGGGTTGCCTCCCTTTTGCATGATGTGGGGCACGGCCCATTTTCCCATGTAACAGAGAATGTTATTTATAAATATACCCGGCGCCGGCATGACGAGATAAAGGAAATCCTGGGGAAAGGGGAAATAAAAGAAATCCTGAAAAAATACGGGATTTACCCCGGTGAACTTGCAAAGCACGTCGAAGGCGAGACATCTTTGGGGCAGATTTTAAGCAGTGAGATCGATGTGGACAGGATGGACTACCTTGTCCGGGATGCACATTATACCGGCGTTGCTTTCGGAGTTGTGGACTACAACCGCCTGATTAACCAGATGAGTTTTCACGAAGACAGGCTTGTTGTTGACCAGGGAGGACTCAAAGCAGCCGAATCTCTCCTGGTCTCACGCTTCTGGATGAATACCTCGGTTTATTATCACCATGTTACCAGAATATCTGAAGCCATGTGCTCAAAAGCAGTTGAGCATATGATCGAGGACGGGGAAATGGACCCGTTCCGGCTAAGGCAGATGGACGATATAGACTTAATAGCCGCAATGCGAAGCTCAAAGGGGTATGGAGGAGAACTTGCAAGGCGGCTCGATTCACGCAACCTCTATAAACGGGCGCTCTATACAGGGCTTGAGGATGCAGGGAAAGGAGTACTCAAACACCGGGATAAAATAGAGAGAGCAGAGAAGGAAATCGCAGAACTTGCCGGAGTGGACCAGGAATGTGTGCTTGTGGACATCCCGAAAACCCCTGAAATGCTTGAAATGAAAGCAATGATAAAAACAGACCATAAACTAGTCTCCCTTAACGAAGCTTCGCACTTCGTATCCATATTGCAGGAGGCTCACATGGACAACTGGAGAATGGGAGTTTACTGCCCGAGGGAACACTGTGAAGCTGTGGGGAAGGCTGCAAAGGAATACTTTAACATAAAAAAAGTCACAAAACAATTCAAGCTGAGCGATCTGGAAAATACTAAAGTGCAGGAGTAA
- the cofD gene encoding 2-phospho-L-lactate transferase has product MIIFSGGTGTPKLLDGLKEILPEEELTVVVNTAEDLWVSGNLISPDLDTVLYLFSDQIDRKRWWGIENDTFGTYERMKELGIEEGLKLGDRDRATHIIRSNIIRDGASLTDSTVKLSSLFGIKANILPMSDDPVSTYIETAEGIMHFQDFWIGKRGEPDVRGVDIRGVSEASISPKVLEAFEKEENILIGPSNPITSIGPIISLPGMKDLLKKKKVVAVSPIIGNAPVSGPAGKLMPACGIEVSSMGVAEYYQDFLDVFVFDERDRADEFAFERLGCHASRADTLMTSTEKSKELAEIVVRLFDNIVCPS; this is encoded by the coding sequence ATGATTATATTTTCAGGCGGCACCGGAACTCCCAAACTCCTTGACGGGCTCAAGGAAATCCTCCCTGAGGAGGAACTGACCGTTGTTGTAAACACTGCCGAAGACCTCTGGGTTTCTGGGAACCTGATCTCTCCAGACCTTGATACAGTGCTCTATCTTTTCTCAGACCAGATTGACCGGAAGAGGTGGTGGGGCATAGAAAATGATACCTTCGGGACTTATGAGCGCATGAAGGAGCTCGGCATTGAAGAAGGACTGAAGCTAGGAGACAGGGACAGGGCAACCCATATTATCCGCTCGAACATTATCCGTGACGGGGCGTCCCTTACGGATTCAACAGTGAAGCTTTCATCCCTTTTTGGGATCAAAGCAAATATCCTGCCAATGTCCGATGATCCTGTTTCCACTTATATAGAAACTGCTGAAGGAATTATGCATTTCCAGGACTTCTGGATTGGAAAACGTGGAGAGCCAGATGTGCGTGGAGTTGATATCAGGGGAGTTTCCGAAGCTTCCATTTCTCCTAAAGTGCTCGAAGCCTTTGAGAAGGAAGAAAATATCCTTATAGGGCCGAGCAACCCTATCACGAGTATAGGTCCGATTATTTCCCTCCCCGGGATGAAGGATCTGTTGAAAAAGAAAAAGGTCGTTGCAGTTAGCCCGATTATTGGGAATGCCCCTGTCAGTGGCCCTGCTGGAAAACTGATGCCTGCCTGCGGGATTGAAGTCTCTTCCATGGGAGTTGCTGAATACTACCAGGATTTTCTTGATGTTTTCGTTTTTGATGAAAGGGATCGTGCAGATGAGTTCGCATTTGAAAGGCTTGGCTGCCATGCTTCACGGGCAGACACCCTGATGACCTCTACTGAGAAGAGCAAAGAACTGGCAGAGATTGTGGTCAGGCTTTTTGACAATATTGTATGCCCTTCTTAA
- a CDS encoding follicular epithelium yolk protein subunit → MEIQISIKAGADASTSSVSASGSVQHIITDNERKTFGIEDAGLKSAVEKYFGKKPNDAYLHSPTPWDDLYKTYGWAEVQTILDVKSSTVTGITSEPVIVATKKFVNSSTKVATFDASISDQVNDTTESNWSQTDTIDVGQKITYEVSFLGAGGGGETSMSYSHSWGQGGSESKSITVGSSSGVTVQLNPGESVEAVLTASRGVMKVRIVYLAHLTGSTAVNYNPTYKDHHFWALPITGVMGAASLSTTREFTEDIEIGYYSDAKIELRDPTGQLKATFLAANKPAIEKIAVKAV, encoded by the coding sequence ATGGAAATTCAAATAAGCATAAAGGCAGGAGCTGACGCATCAACTTCCAGCGTCAGCGCATCGGGAAGTGTACAGCACATCATCACAGACAATGAGAGAAAGACATTCGGCATTGAAGACGCCGGCCTCAAGAGTGCAGTAGAAAAATATTTTGGGAAGAAACCGAATGATGCATATCTTCACAGTCCCACTCCATGGGACGACCTTTACAAAACATACGGGTGGGCTGAAGTTCAAACAATACTGGACGTCAAGAGTTCAACAGTGACCGGGATTACTTCAGAACCAGTTATAGTGGCAACCAAGAAATTCGTCAACAGCAGCACAAAGGTAGCCACTTTCGATGCCAGCATTTCGGACCAGGTCAACGATACCACGGAAAGCAACTGGTCTCAGACAGACACAATCGATGTAGGGCAGAAGATTACTTATGAAGTCAGCTTCCTGGGAGCCGGAGGAGGGGGAGAAACGTCCATGTCTTACAGCCATTCCTGGGGTCAGGGAGGCTCTGAGAGCAAAAGCATTACAGTTGGTTCAAGTTCGGGAGTTACTGTTCAGTTAAACCCGGGAGAGTCGGTTGAAGCTGTATTGACCGCAAGCAGAGGCGTAATGAAGGTAAGGATTGTTTACCTGGCACATCTGACAGGCAGTACTGCTGTCAATTATAACCCGACTTACAAAGACCACCATTTCTGGGCCCTTCCCATTACCGGTGTTATGGGTGCTGCAAGCCTCTCAACTACCAGGGAATTTACAGAAGATATTGAGATCGGCTACTACTCAGACGCAAAAATAGAACTGAGAGACCCGACAGGACAGTTAAAGGCAACATTCCTGGCAGCCAATAAGCCAGCAATTGAAAAAATAGCTGTCAAAGCAGTGTAA
- a CDS encoding UbiX family flavin prenyltransferase gives MEIIVGISGASGVQYGIRLLEVLANKGIKTHLVLTEAAKQIIEIETDYLPVEVEKLATWNYSQKNFSAPIASGSYKTSGMIIAPCSMKTLGAVANGISDSLITRAADVCLKEERKLILMTRETPLNLIHLENMLKARKAGASILPACPGFYSRPKTLDDIIDTMAGRALDLLGIENDIYQRWRQEKTEDLENNG, from the coding sequence ATGGAAATAATTGTAGGCATCAGCGGAGCTTCAGGGGTCCAGTACGGGATCCGCCTTCTTGAAGTGCTGGCAAATAAAGGGATTAAAACCCATCTTGTACTGACCGAAGCTGCAAAACAGATAATCGAGATCGAGACTGATTACCTGCCTGTTGAAGTGGAAAAGCTGGCAACCTGGAATTATTCCCAGAAGAACTTTTCAGCTCCTATAGCCAGCGGCTCTTACAAAACTTCGGGAATGATCATTGCCCCGTGCAGCATGAAAACCCTTGGGGCGGTTGCAAACGGGATATCTGATTCCCTGATAACAAGGGCTGCAGATGTTTGCCTCAAAGAGGAGAGAAAACTGATCCTCATGACAAGAGAAACTCCCCTGAACCTTATACACCTTGAGAACATGCTGAAAGCCAGAAAGGCAGGAGCAAGCATCCTTCCTGCATGCCCGGGATTTTATTCCAGACCAAAGACTCTTGATGACATTATAGACACCATGGCTGGCAGGGCTCTTGACCTCCTGGGAATAGAAAATGACATTTACCAGCGCTGGAGACAGGAAAAAACCGAGGATTTGGAGAACAACGGATAA
- a CDS encoding DNA double-strand break repair nuclease NurA has translation MTLEPVHMHKISELAERIDRSFEFDDPKTAADIYRLLEELKVDGKVILKAVDRLFRGMVRTELMAQGEDPYPVTYACDSGSTNPKTYDSGLFVDFCHCGLAATPTDLDVQRCRTIVCAAYSSSRRIAMRATPGWETFDEGLGRAKLVTIAPDELKRKAPDMVHSFAMYLAESEHLLFMKDRLEPESFFIMDGPIYPKQLMYWMVLDDAEVRIRQNPDARKILQNYIDVMDHFLEMKIPVIGFVKNPTDMQIMDSVRKKREAFDLPWMLDAQFFKNVLSLEKAGGTSGNGHEGRYSNNNGNNGNNCRHYGSRSAYLTYTNWFLQPNRYYEKMLKGTSPLAAGDMIQQKLRHRFSPEDYALCFFMLYVPSKDVVFKVEAPYGLIKDDFLRMQITKKVLFDVSLHGFPLTLTKADHLAKIRKVERQEIDKFFESMSPDTTYNDTRWGKFNDI, from the coding sequence ATGACCCTTGAGCCCGTGCATATGCATAAGATCTCGGAGCTTGCAGAGAGAATTGACCGATCATTTGAGTTTGATGACCCGAAAACGGCAGCGGATATTTACAGGCTGCTTGAAGAATTGAAAGTTGATGGGAAGGTAATTCTTAAAGCTGTGGACCGACTCTTCCGTGGGATGGTCAGAACCGAGTTGATGGCTCAGGGCGAAGATCCTTATCCTGTTACCTATGCCTGCGACAGCGGGAGCACGAATCCCAAAACTTATGACAGCGGGCTTTTTGTGGATTTCTGCCACTGCGGGCTGGCTGCAACGCCTACTGACCTTGATGTTCAGAGGTGCAGGACAATTGTCTGTGCAGCTTATTCCTCTTCCCGGAGAATTGCAATGCGGGCGACACCAGGATGGGAAACCTTTGATGAAGGGCTTGGAAGGGCGAAGCTTGTAACAATTGCTCCTGATGAGCTTAAAAGAAAAGCTCCTGATATGGTACACAGCTTTGCCATGTACCTGGCAGAATCCGAACATTTGCTTTTTATGAAGGACAGGCTGGAGCCTGAAAGCTTTTTCATAATGGACGGGCCCATTTATCCAAAGCAGCTCATGTACTGGATGGTTCTGGACGACGCTGAAGTAAGGATCAGGCAGAACCCTGATGCCCGAAAAATTCTCCAGAATTACATTGATGTCATGGACCATTTTCTGGAAATGAAGATCCCTGTAATTGGGTTTGTAAAAAATCCTACTGATATGCAGATCATGGACAGCGTGAGAAAGAAAAGAGAAGCTTTTGACCTTCCATGGATGCTGGATGCCCAGTTTTTCAAAAATGTACTCTCACTGGAAAAAGCAGGGGGAACTTCCGGGAATGGGCATGAAGGGCGGTACTCAAACAATAATGGAAATAACGGGAATAATTGCAGGCACTATGGTTCCAGAAGTGCTTATCTCACTTACACCAACTGGTTTTTACAGCCCAACAGGTATTACGAAAAGATGCTTAAAGGGACTTCCCCGCTTGCAGCCGGGGATATGATTCAGCAAAAGCTCAGGCACAGGTTTTCTCCTGAAGATTATGCACTATGCTTCTTCATGCTTTACGTGCCTTCAAAGGATGTGGTTTTTAAGGTTGAAGCCCCTTACGGGCTTATTAAGGATGATTTCCTGCGTATGCAAATTACTAAAAAAGTGCTCTTTGACGTTTCTCTGCACGGTTTTCCCCTTACCCTCACAAAGGCAGACCACCTCGCAAAAATCCGGAAAGTGGAGAGGCAGGAAATCGATAAATTCTTTGAAAGCATGAGTCCTGATACAACTTATAATGACACCCGGTGGGGTAAGTTCAATGACATATGA
- the lpdD gene encoding prenylated flavin chaperone LpdD has translation MFTVTRKASRIEITLEVKKLGEDYLLTLTGGKEHAGAVAVGLFDEKSGRASSSVITLPGHREEQLALDSARRVSKATGKTSIVVAGIHVDSISLEEIKEIVSTAEEMVGNFIASCEKSDVTARRNK, from the coding sequence TTGTTTACCGTTACAAGGAAAGCCAGCAGGATAGAAATCACTCTCGAAGTGAAAAAACTGGGGGAAGACTACCTGCTAACCCTGACCGGCGGAAAAGAGCATGCTGGCGCAGTTGCAGTAGGGCTATTCGATGAAAAAAGCGGAAGAGCCAGCTCTTCTGTTATCACACTTCCCGGGCACAGGGAGGAACAGCTTGCCCTTGACAGCGCAAGACGGGTAAGCAAAGCAACAGGGAAAACATCAATAGTTGTTGCCGGAATTCATGTGGACAGCATCAGCCTGGAAGAGATAAAAGAGATAGTTTCAACCGCAGAGGAAATGGTCGGAAACTTCATTGCCTCCTGTGAAAAAAGTGACGTTACAGCAAGGAGAAACAAATAA
- a CDS encoding type II toxin-antitoxin system RelE family toxin: protein MVKGKLLKELRKLNKKNHVLFEAVFKKADEICINPQHYKNLNYPLNKYKRVHIDSNFVLCFSVDEKEQTVTLVKLAYHKDAY, encoded by the coding sequence TTGGTCAAGGGGAAGCTTTTAAAAGAACTGCGAAAATTAAACAAGAAGAATCATGTACTTTTCGAGGCAGTCTTCAAAAAAGCTGATGAAATCTGTATCAATCCTCAACATTACAAAAATCTCAATTATCCCTTAAATAAATATAAACGAGTACATATTGATTCTAACTTTGTACTATGTTTTTCTGTTGACGAAAAAGAGCAAACTGTGACATTGGTGAAATTAGCCTATCACAAAGATGCTTATTGA
- a CDS encoding FmdE family protein → MIGRRGCTNKKIKTKITSFVFLTVLVFSLCFIPGMAAETDSSELMAQVFAAAESNLGNIGPENTLIITDLGSPAESYVFLDNFYSEFNGRNLKYTDNLLVVQNARNAPLWFAFFDKASGKCAYIEVTYGDEEKISYQVTENINFNGLSKNKKSIEAWNQKVNSAVFKGHEFAILTISNAWATGNLDYELMQCLEIHNHFCPGVSSGFVLANWMEENYPLKEGVSYTVFSCPNWCKEDVFVKRWDATPGKGGIFVSALTDEEIEAIGNSPAGIFVVTDKNAGTMKAVALGFDFDVVNAKCGAKKDDPAWISKYLADLWLMDRGNWDEEGLVTEIAVIDIDKDTLGEMKRAGSNPYEVLGLLNSNGNVNPPVEDKELMDQVFSAAEAELGTLGPENTFIMTDIGSPAESDFFLNNFYSEFYGKELKYTKNLLVVQNARNAPLWFAFFDKASGKCAYIEVTYENEDKISYQATENINFNELSASQESIAAWSEKVNSKIFNGREFAILTISNAWATGNLDYELMQCLEIHNHFCPGVSSGFVLANWMEENYPLEEGVSYTVFSTPHWCKDDVFVKRWDATPGKGGVFVSELTDEELEAIGSDLAGVFVVRDKNAGTLKAVVLGYNSDLASANCGAKESDPDWVSKYMKDLWLMNPENWDGLVTEIAVIDIDDAALNEMKQADTNPYVVIGLLNLVEDVSPQNLESTEAVTA, encoded by the coding sequence ATGATTGGAAGACGTGGATGTACTAATAAAAAAATCAAAACAAAAATTACCAGTTTTGTTTTTCTGACAGTACTGGTCTTTTCCCTGTGTTTCATCCCGGGGATGGCAGCTGAAACTGACAGTTCGGAGTTGATGGCTCAGGTCTTTGCCGCAGCCGAAAGTAATCTCGGGAATATCGGACCTGAAAACACACTTATAATAACAGATCTTGGCTCTCCTGCAGAGTCTTATGTTTTTCTGGATAATTTTTACTCGGAATTTAACGGAAGGAACCTGAAATATACCGATAATCTGCTTGTTGTCCAGAACGCAAGGAATGCCCCTCTCTGGTTTGCTTTCTTTGACAAAGCAAGCGGAAAATGTGCTTATATTGAGGTTACATACGGAGACGAGGAGAAGATCAGCTATCAGGTAACGGAAAATATAAACTTTAATGGACTTTCGAAAAATAAGAAGTCCATAGAAGCCTGGAATCAAAAAGTGAATTCTGCTGTTTTTAAAGGGCATGAATTTGCCATTCTTACGATCTCCAATGCCTGGGCTACGGGAAATCTCGATTATGAACTTATGCAGTGCCTGGAAATACACAACCACTTCTGTCCCGGAGTCTCAAGCGGTTTTGTGCTTGCAAACTGGATGGAAGAAAATTATCCGCTTAAAGAAGGGGTAAGTTATACGGTCTTTTCCTGCCCCAACTGGTGCAAAGAAGATGTTTTTGTCAAGCGCTGGGATGCCACCCCTGGAAAAGGAGGAATTTTTGTCTCTGCGCTGACGGATGAAGAGATCGAAGCAATCGGGAATTCTCCTGCCGGAATCTTTGTGGTTACGGATAAGAACGCCGGAACAATGAAAGCAGTAGCTCTCGGGTTTGACTTTGATGTCGTGAACGCGAAGTGCGGTGCAAAAAAGGATGATCCTGCATGGATTTCAAAATACCTGGCGGACCTCTGGCTTATGGACAGAGGCAACTGGGATGAAGAAGGCCTTGTTACGGAAATCGCGGTTATCGACATTGATAAGGATACCCTTGGTGAAATGAAGCGGGCAGGTTCCAATCCCTATGAAGTCCTCGGGCTTCTCAACTCAAATGGAAATGTTAATCCCCCAGTTGAAGATAAGGAACTGATGGATCAGGTCTTTTCCGCAGCCGAAGCAGAGCTGGGGACTCTCGGACCTGAAAACACTTTTATAATGACTGATATCGGCTCTCCTGCAGAGTCCGATTTTTTTTTAAATAACTTTTATTCTGAGTTTTATGGAAAAGAGCTGAAATATACAAAGAATCTGCTTGTAGTCCAGAACGCAAGAAACGCCCCTCTCTGGTTTGCTTTCTTTGACAAAGCAAGCGGAAAATGTGCCTACATTGAGGTTACATATGAAAACGAAGATAAAATCAGCTATCAGGCAACGGAAAATATAAACTTTAATGAGCTTTCCGCAAGCCAGGAGTCCATAGCAGCCTGGAGTGAAAAAGTAAACTCAAAGATTTTTAACGGGCGCGAATTTGCCATTCTTACAATTTCCAATGCCTGGGCTACGGGAAATCTCGATTATGAACTTATGCAGTGCCTGGAGATACACAACCACTTCTGTCCCGGAGTTTCGAGCGGCTTTGTGCTTGCAAACTGGATGGAAGAAAATTATCCGCTTGAAGAGGGGGTAAGTTATACGGTTTTCTCCACTCCTCACTGGTGTAAGGATGATGTTTTTGTCAAGCGCTGGGATGCTACTCCTGGAAAAGGAGGGGTTTTTGTCTCTGAATTGACAGACGAGGAACTTGAGGCAATTGGAAGCGACCTTGCTGGAGTTTTCGTTGTCAGGGATAAGAATGCAGGAACTCTGAAGGCAGTTGTGCTCGGGTACAACTCTGATCTTGCGAGTGCAAATTGCGGGGCAAAAGAAAGTGATCCTGACTGGGTTTCAAAATATATGAAGGATCTCTGGCTTATGAACCCTGAAAATTGGGACGGTCTTGTTACAGAGATCGCTGTCATTGATATCGATGATGCTGCCCTGAACGAAATGAAACAGGCAGATACCAATCCTTATGTAGTTATAGGGCTTCTCAACCTCGTAGAGGATGTCAGCCCTCAGAATCTGGAATCCACTGAAGCAGTAACTGCATAA